One uncultured Caproiciproducens sp. DNA segment encodes these proteins:
- a CDS encoding glycogen/starch/alpha-glucan phosphorylase: protein MNYRQPVSKIKETISATLDRVFGVSLENATDEQCYKAVALTVRDLMTAGRSEYMANAEKTHTKQVYYLCMEFLLGRSLKNNLFNLGIEEDFRKALSEMGLKLDCLYEQEPDAGLGNGGLGRLAACFLDGLATQGYPATGYSLRYEYGIFRQKLVEGWQTELPDFWLPGGKIWMQAVPEKSVEVHFNGHIEDYWNNQYHVVNHKDYTKVTAVPYDMYVAGMDGRGISRLRVWAASSAEFDMNLFNSGNYMRAMEQNAMAEVITKVLYPEDNHMEGKSLRLSQQYFLVSATIQDIIRRHLFKYSTLDNLPELVAIHLNDTHPVLAIPEMMRVMLDECGYGWDAAWDIVTRTIAYTNHTVMAEALECWGIELFQSRLPRIYQIIEEINRRFCAQMHEKGVDGYKVGRMAPLNDGYVKMANLAVVSSHSVNGVSQLHSDILKNTVFHDFYTEMPQKFTNVTNGIAHRRWLNQANPELAALLTGLIGKGYIHSAQELQKLTQYKDDASVLEQMAQIKRRNKIRLAEYVKKENNLVIDPDSIFDVQVKRMHEYKRQHMNALHILSVYQWLRENPNAEFTPHTYIFGAKAAPGYYFAKQMIRFIVDLGNTINSDPRVNQKMKVVYLEDYRVTLAELLTPAADLSEQISLAGTEASGTSNMKFMINAAVTIGTLDGANVEIHDAVGDDNIVLFGMTAPEVSALKPNYDPRAFFNGNPVIKQAVEELNTGFCCVKFNDIADSLVNFDPYMVLADFDSYAKAQKKAEALYGDAQNWSRMCLLNTANAGRFAADRAIREYADNIWNAKPVPEIKEKEEKPAKRSLTGRKIK, encoded by the coding sequence ATGAACTACAGGCAACCGGTCAGCAAAATCAAAGAAACCATTTCGGCGACGCTTGACCGCGTTTTCGGGGTCAGCCTTGAAAACGCAACCGATGAGCAATGCTACAAGGCGGTCGCCCTTACCGTGCGTGATTTGATGACGGCGGGACGAAGCGAGTATATGGCCAATGCGGAAAAAACCCATACCAAACAGGTTTATTATCTTTGTATGGAGTTCCTGCTGGGCCGTTCGCTCAAAAATAATCTGTTCAACCTCGGCATTGAAGAGGATTTTCGCAAAGCGCTGAGTGAAATGGGGCTGAAGCTGGACTGCCTTTATGAGCAGGAGCCGGACGCAGGCCTTGGCAACGGTGGGCTGGGCAGGCTTGCCGCCTGTTTTTTAGACGGCCTTGCAACACAGGGCTACCCCGCTACGGGTTATTCGCTCCGTTACGAATACGGCATCTTCCGCCAGAAGCTGGTGGAAGGCTGGCAGACCGAGCTGCCTGATTTTTGGCTTCCGGGTGGAAAAATCTGGATGCAGGCGGTGCCGGAAAAAAGCGTGGAGGTCCATTTCAACGGACATATTGAGGATTACTGGAACAACCAGTACCATGTGGTAAACCATAAGGATTATACAAAGGTAACCGCGGTGCCCTACGACATGTATGTGGCCGGTATGGACGGACGCGGCATCAGCCGCCTGCGCGTTTGGGCGGCAAGCTCCGCCGAATTCGACATGAACCTGTTCAACAGCGGAAACTATATGCGCGCCATGGAACAGAACGCCATGGCCGAGGTCATCACCAAAGTGCTTTACCCGGAGGACAACCATATGGAGGGGAAGAGCCTGCGCCTCTCCCAGCAGTATTTTTTGGTTTCCGCAACCATACAGGATATTATCCGCCGCCATCTGTTTAAATACAGTACGCTCGACAACCTTCCCGAGCTGGTTGCCATCCACCTGAACGATACGCACCCCGTGCTCGCCATTCCCGAAATGATGCGCGTGATGCTGGATGAATGCGGTTACGGTTGGGACGCGGCATGGGATATCGTGACCCGCACCATCGCCTACACCAATCACACGGTTATGGCCGAGGCGCTGGAGTGCTGGGGAATTGAACTGTTCCAGTCGCGGCTGCCCCGCATCTATCAGATTATTGAAGAGATCAACCGCCGTTTCTGTGCACAGATGCACGAAAAAGGCGTTGACGGATATAAAGTGGGCCGCATGGCGCCGCTGAACGACGGCTATGTGAAAATGGCAAACCTTGCGGTGGTCAGCAGCCACAGCGTCAACGGGGTGTCACAGCTTCATAGCGATATCTTGAAAAATACTGTGTTTCACGATTTTTATACCGAAATGCCGCAGAAATTTACGAACGTGACAAACGGTATTGCCCACCGCCGCTGGCTGAATCAGGCAAATCCGGAACTTGCGGCGCTGCTTACCGGGCTGATCGGCAAGGGCTATATTCACAGTGCGCAGGAGCTGCAAAAGCTCACGCAGTACAAGGACGACGCTTCGGTATTGGAACAAATGGCGCAGATTAAGCGCAGAAATAAAATCCGGCTCGCTGAATATGTGAAAAAAGAAAATAATCTTGTGATAGATCCGGATTCGATTTTCGACGTGCAGGTCAAGCGGATGCATGAATACAAGCGCCAGCACATGAACGCCCTGCATATTTTGTCGGTTTACCAGTGGCTGAGGGAAAATCCGAACGCGGAGTTTACCCCGCATACCTACATCTTCGGTGCAAAAGCCGCGCCGGGCTATTACTTTGCAAAACAGATGATCCGTTTTATCGTTGATCTGGGAAACACCATTAATAGCGACCCGCGTGTAAACCAAAAGATGAAGGTTGTCTATCTGGAGGATTACCGCGTGACGCTCGCCGAGCTTTTGACACCCGCCGCCGATTTGAGCGAGCAGATTTCGCTCGCCGGAACCGAGGCGTCAGGTACGAGCAACATGAAATTCATGATTAACGCGGCGGTTACCATTGGAACTCTCGACGGCGCAAATGTGGAAATTCATGACGCTGTCGGCGACGACAATATTGTTCTTTTCGGCATGACCGCGCCGGAGGTGAGCGCGCTCAAGCCGAACTATGACCCGAGGGCGTTTTTCAACGGCAATCCGGTTATTAAACAAGCGGTTGAAGAATTGAATACCGGCTTCTGCTGCGTAAAATTCAATGATATTGCAGATTCGCTGGTGAATTTCGACCCCTACATGGTGCTTGCCGATTTTGATTCCTACGCAAAGGCGCAGAAAAAAGCGGAGGCGCTTTATGGCGACGCGCAGAACTGGAGCCGCATGTGCCTGCTGAATACCGCCAACGCGGGCCGCTTTGCGGCGGATCGGGCAATCCGCGAATACGCTGATAACATTTGGAACGCCAAGCCGGTGCCTGAAATAAAAGAAAAAGAAGAAAAACCAGCGAAGCGTTCGCTTACCGGCAGAAAAATAAAATAA
- a CDS encoding glycoside hydrolase family 13 protein — protein sequence MFNSRNPMYREPVGAVADGTPVHFKITLPRDLHCSAARLMIKDDSTGEEKAQGMFWCGMNGDDGEWWECHFTAETTGLYFYWFCIDTWRSTLKITRGWGGEGVLREAPCFWQMTVYDRNFTTPDWLAGGIMYQIFPDRFFRSGQKKTGVPADRKLHENWGAQPDWEPDEDGRITNSDYFGGDLFGIEEKLDYLQSMGVTCVYLNPIFESHSNHRYDTADYSKIDPLLGNEQDFSHLCAAAEKRGIRVVLDGVFNHTGSDSVYFNRQNRYAGPGAFNSKNSPYYSWYTFRHWPQDYDCWWNFITLPNVDETNPQYREYINGNGGIIQKWLTAGAGGWRLDVADELPDFFLEDIRAAAKSKKSDALILGEVWEDASNKTAYGKRRKYLLGGQLDSVMNYPFRSAILGFLTGASAADMMEIILGILENYPPQVTRLLMNHIGTHDTERALTILAGEPLGGHARRWQSTAHLTRERRRRGMKLMRLASLMQFTLPGVPCIYYGDEAGMEGYRDPFNRVCYPWGNEEKDLIEWYRLLSRIRRSCSALKEGGFIPLLADHSCLGYIRQDDTTSMLCVINAGGENRRVTVPVEWRNARAVLGIVPDENNTLILNPEDCAVLLLKREKPMLPEADAAVAKTMTACTKPHNTERISRR from the coding sequence ATGTTCAATTCCCGCAATCCAATGTACCGTGAACCCGTAGGTGCGGTCGCAGACGGCACGCCGGTACATTTTAAAATAACCCTGCCGCGCGACCTGCACTGCAGTGCCGCGCGGCTTATGATAAAAGACGATTCTACCGGCGAAGAAAAAGCGCAGGGTATGTTCTGGTGCGGTATGAACGGCGACGACGGCGAATGGTGGGAGTGCCATTTCACAGCGGAAACGACGGGTCTTTATTTTTACTGGTTCTGTATTGATACCTGGCGCTCAACACTGAAAATTACGCGCGGCTGGGGCGGAGAAGGGGTTCTTCGGGAAGCGCCCTGCTTTTGGCAGATGACGGTCTATGACAGGAACTTCACCACGCCGGACTGGCTTGCGGGCGGAATTATGTACCAGATTTTTCCGGACAGGTTTTTTCGTTCGGGGCAAAAGAAAACCGGCGTTCCCGCCGACAGAAAGCTGCATGAAAATTGGGGTGCGCAGCCCGATTGGGAGCCGGACGAGGATGGCAGAATCACCAATAGCGATTATTTCGGCGGCGACCTGTTCGGAATTGAGGAAAAACTCGATTACCTTCAATCCATGGGTGTCACCTGCGTTTACCTGAATCCTATTTTTGAATCCCATTCCAACCACCGGTACGATACGGCGGATTATTCTAAAATCGACCCGCTTTTAGGCAATGAACAGGATTTTTCACATCTGTGTGCAGCGGCGGAGAAGAGGGGGATCCGTGTGGTGCTCGATGGCGTTTTCAACCATACGGGCAGCGACAGCGTCTACTTCAACCGCCAGAATCGCTACGCCGGCCCGGGCGCGTTTAACTCCAAAAATTCGCCGTATTATTCTTGGTATACCTTTCGCCACTGGCCGCAGGATTATGACTGCTGGTGGAACTTTATCACCCTGCCGAATGTGGATGAAACCAATCCGCAGTACAGGGAGTATATCAATGGAAACGGCGGCATCATTCAAAAGTGGCTTACCGCGGGCGCAGGCGGCTGGCGGCTGGATGTCGCCGACGAACTGCCGGACTTTTTCCTTGAGGACATCCGCGCTGCCGCCAAATCGAAAAAAAGCGACGCGCTGATTTTGGGCGAGGTCTGGGAGGACGCGTCCAACAAAACAGCCTACGGAAAAAGACGGAAGTATCTATTGGGCGGCCAGCTCGACAGTGTGATGAACTATCCGTTCCGCAGTGCGATTCTGGGCTTTTTAACAGGCGCGAGCGCCGCCGATATGATGGAAATCATACTCGGTATTCTTGAAAATTATCCGCCGCAGGTTACGCGCCTGCTGATGAATCATATCGGCACGCATGACACCGAGCGGGCGCTCACCATTCTTGCGGGTGAACCGCTGGGCGGCCACGCCCGCCGATGGCAGAGCACCGCCCACCTGACAAGGGAGCGCCGCCGCCGCGGAATGAAGTTGATGCGGCTCGCTTCGCTGATGCAGTTCACCCTGCCGGGCGTACCCTGCATTTATTACGGCGATGAAGCTGGGATGGAGGGCTACCGCGACCCGTTTAACCGCGTCTGTTATCCGTGGGGAAACGAGGAAAAGGATTTGATCGAGTGGTATCGCCTGCTTAGCAGAATCCGCCGCAGCTGTTCCGCCTTAAAAGAAGGCGGTTTCATTCCGCTTCTTGCGGATCATTCCTGCTTGGGATATATCCGTCAGGATGATACTACAAGTATGCTTTGTGTAATCAATGCCGGCGGAGAAAACCGCAGAGTTACCGTTCCCGTAGAATGGCGGAATGCCCGCGCGGTGCTCGGTATTGTGCCGGACGAAAACAATACCCTTATTCTCAATCCGGAGGATTGTGCGGTACTGCTTCTGAAAAGGGAGAAGCCCATGCTGCCGGAGGCGGATGCCGCGGTCGCAAAGACAATGACAGCCTGTACAAAGCCACACAATACAGAAAGAATTTCAAGAAGATAA